The stretch of DNA TTCGTAAAGACCGAATTTCATGTCATAACCTTCAGACCACTCAAAATTGTCCATGAGGGTTCAGTAGAAATATCCCCTCACATCATAGTCTTCTTCCAGCGCCCTTGAGACTGCGTAAAGATACCGTTCGATGAAAGTCGCCCGCCTGTCATCTTGAGCATCGGCGATACCGTTCTCAGTGATGAAAATAGGGACGCCCAATTCGGATATCCTCTCAATTGAACGGTAGAGACCTTCCGGATAGATGGGATAAGCCATATCGGTCATCCAATCATTCTCATAGAACTCAATCGTCCCTCTCTCCCGTCTCTGTCTCTTTACCATCCGCCCGGTGGTATTCGATCTTGCCGTTAACGATGGTATAGAGGATCTCTGTATCGATGATTGCATCCTCATCCACTGTCATCATATCTTGCGACAGGACAGCAAAATCGGCCACCTTGCCCACTTCGATGGAACCTTTTAAATCCTCTTCGAAGGCTCCGTAAGCCGCGCTGAGCGTGTAGCTTTTCAACGCTTCCTGGCGCACCATCTTCTGATGGGGTTCGTATCCTCCCGGCGGTTCACCCTCAAGGGTACGCCTTGTGACGGAGGCATAGAAACATTCGATGGGACTTATCGGTTCCACCGGAACGTCCGTGCCGTTGATAACTACTGCGCCGGAATCGATCAGCTTGCGCCAGACATAGGCGCCCTCCTCGATGCGCTTCTTGCCAAGTCTGTCAATAGCCCAGGGACGGTCAGAACTCATATGTATCGCCTGAACTGAGGCGATGACTCCCAAACCGTTGAAACGGGGCAAATCCTGGGGATCGATATGTTGGGCGTGCTCAATCCTGAAGCGGTGGTCACCGGCCTTCTCCGGATACTTGTTGAACACATCTTCGTATTGATCCAGTACTTCCCGAACGGCACGGTCACCGATGGCGTGTGCATTGACCTGAAAACCGCTGCGCAATCCCTTTTCAGCCACTTCGTGAACATAGGTCATAGGCTGGGTCGCCATACCGTAGTGACCTTCCCTATCGTTATATTCATCAAGGAGCCAGGCACCCCTTGAGCCGAGGGCACCGTCAGTATTGAGCTTGATGGCGCGGATGGTGAGAAAGTTGTCGCCCAGGCCGATCTCAGGCCCTTTCCCGTACCAGTCGTCAAGAAGTAACGGTTCGCGGCCGGTGAGCATTACATAAAGGCGGACACGGAGTTTCCCCTGATTGAGAAAGTCGTAGTAAATCTCAATAGTCGATCTACCAGCTCCGGCATCATGAAAGGTGGTCACACCGTGGCGCAAGCACTCATCGATGGCAAGTTCCAGCGCCCGCGATCTTGTGTCCACAGTATCCTTGCTTATATAACTCCAGATAAGATTCTGCGCCACCTCATTGAAGATTCCCGTCGGTTCACCGTTCTCATCCTTGATAATCTCTCCTTCTCCGCCAAAAGTTGATTCAGAAGTAATGCCCGCAATCTCCATCGCTCTTGCATTGGCGAAACCGGCGTGACCGCTGGCGTGAGTGAGGAAGATGGGATTCTGTGGTGAGATGGCACTTAGCTTGTGATGCGTCTGAAATCCTTTGATCATCGGCTTTGGCTGTGGCATCCATTTGCTCTGGTGCCAGCCGCGTCCTAGAATCCACTGGCCGGGCTCTACCCTGTCCATCGCCTGCTTCACTTTAGCCACCAGTTCATCATAATTCCTGGTTCCGGTCAAATCGAGTCGCATCATTGAATTGCCGAGACTCATCATGTGCCCATGAGATTCGATGAACCCGGGAACAACAGTTTTGCCGTTTAGTGAGAGAATTTCTGTATCTTCTCCCGTAAGCGGCTCCATAGCAGCATTCGTACCGACAGCTACAATTTTGCCGTTAGATACAGCTACCGCCTGGACCGTGGGCGCGTTCTGATTCATAGTGTAGATATTCGCATCGCGAAGGACAAGATCGGCTTTTTCCGATTCCCCGCAACCATAGATGGCAATACCGTAACACAGTACAATCAAGCTAATATTTCTCTTCAAATTCATCATTTGATCTCTCTTTGATTTTGAATCACGGATGCTGTCATGTTAAGGCGTCCGATGGAGCTGTGCTCATAGCTCTCCCTCAATGGATTTCTCCAGCCGCCGTGCTTCAGACAGAAATTTATCCACCGTCAACTCTTTCAGGAACAGGGCGCCGTGAGCTGCGCGCAATCTCGGATGTTCGTTCTGATACCAGAAATCACGTCCCAATACAAGCTGTAAAGTCTGATTCTGTGCTACCCAGATCTTCTGGACCAGATCACAAAAAGGACCATCCAGTTCATGACTGGGAAACGACGCACTCTTTTGGCTCAGATAGCAAGTCAAAAACGTGTCACGGAGCATAGTCAGCGAGTTGAGTGAAACGGGCACAATAATGTCAGCTTCTGCGGCATCAAAGCTATACCAGACGTTGCGGTATCCCCAGATCCGCAGCTGAGACAGATCACTCTCTTCGTTCCACATGCGCACCGCCTCGGCGATAGCCTGGAGTACCTTATAGTGAGTGTCAGGTCCGCTCCCTTCCGGATCGAGTGCCAAGGTTATCACCGTTGGTTTAATTGATCTAAGTTTCTCAAGGATCGGCTCAACATCGCGTTTAGATTCAGGCGTTTCTGTGAATATATCGCCGGTATAGAAACCGAGGCGAAGATGGCTTATGTCCTTTGTCTGTACGCCGTAGTGCGACCATACCAGTTCCTCTTCGAATTCTCTTATCATCCCTTTCAACTGCTGAACATCAGGCCGGTTCTTTTCTCCATCGTAACAGTCGTCAAGATAACGGATCACTTCATCGATCTTTTTTTCCAGCGACGCCAGAGAATCGATAGCATAGATTTCTACCAGCGCCCGGATAACACGATGAGCAAGACCGCGGTGGCGCCCCTCTGGATTGTTGGAAGCGATCCTGTCAAGGTAGTGGAACACGTCCTTGTCGCGCTTGAGCAGATAGCCCGTCTTAAAGAAATCGGGATAGTATATCATCTGTATCAATCCCTGATCCAGAAAGTCCTTTATGTTTATAAGAATCTGGCGTACGTAGCCATTAGTTACTGAGGTAAATCCTGACGTGAGGATACAGAAATGATGCCTGTTCAGCGGTGAGCGGACAAGGTGCGCAATGTGCGGCAAATATCCCAGCATAATGTCGTCGTGGTGCGGACCCGTATGAAAGAATGTCTGGTTCTCTTCAAAAGTCAGTCCGCGTTCGAGTTTTTGCGCGAAGGAAGCGAGTACCTGAGGCACAGTCTGGTCAGTGAGGTCCGGGATTATAGCGTTGATCCTGTCACTCTTCAGGTCATCAAGGGTAAGTCGGTGTCCGAACCTGTTAAGTTTATGGCAGAGATTGACGATGGCCCTCTCTGTCTTCTCCCGGCTCCACGGTTCCGCAGTCAAAGCGTGCACGTGGACGTCTTCCAGTCGGCATGCCGCTCCTCTGGTGAGATAGAAACGGGCTCCGTTAAGGCGAGACAGTACAGTGGCCGGGTAACTGATATCTTCACTGCTTTCCATGGACGCCCTGACGATTTCAGCCTTTGCCTCGCCGGCAGCTATGATAATCGCTGTCGCTGCGGGATTTCCAGTGATTGTGGAAAGGCCTATAGTAATAACCGGCCGGGTCCTGGATACTTCAATGCCGCCGAGATCCGAGGCGGCGGTGGCCTGGGTCTCGAAGTTGGTCTCCGTAAGCCTGGTGGTTGAATTGTGATCAGAACCGCGAACATTGAAAGCGATGTGACCATCAGGACCGATACCACCGATAAAAAATCCGATCCCTCCTCTGGCACGAATCTCTTCCTCGTACTCCGAACACCACTGATCAGCCATATAGATGGTTCTCTTCTGGTCTTCCTCCAGTGATGACGCGGGATTACGGTAGCGCAATGTCAGATCAAGCCGGTTATCGGGAAATATCTCGCTGAGGGGCTTCCCATCAGCGGACGGAATTTCGTGGCAGCTGATGAGCTTACACCTGTCTTCAGACAAACCAAATCCCTGGATGTAATAGTGTTGCACAAAATAGTAAAGTGAATTGTGATAAGCGGGATCAATAGGATAAAACTCGTCCATCTGAACAAAATGAAGTCCCCGGAGACTGGGACTTTTGTCCAGCGTTAACCCGTTGTCCTTTCGCAGTTTCTCAAGCTGACGATCGTCCCAGTTCCGCAGCAGATGCTGGACCCACTTGATGAAATATTCCGGTGTCTTGCCTGTGGGCATACTGACAGTTCCTTCGGGATTCTCGTTGATCCATTCAAAGAACCTGAGAGCGGTCAGAAGACCGAGACGGGGCAGGTTGTCAACGACAATGAATGGAATATGAGAACGGGCGCGAGTGATCTCACTCCGCTTCAGAAAAGATTGCTCAACGCTGGAAGGAATCATATGTCGTTTTGGGCTGACTATTGAGGAGTGATGATGTTGTTAATTCATTCATAAACGTTAAACCCAAGCGCAAGTAATCTACATCCGATTGGGTTAAATACGCCACAGAGATAAACAACCGTCAATAAGCATAAACTAAAGGAGATGTCCAGCCGGGAACCTTGGAGGTTTAACGCGGGGGACGACGGATGTTATATTTCAGGTTGTATGCCCTGTAATATTCGTCGAGAGATGCGGGATAGCGGCGTCCGCCCCAGACATAGCGGAGGGAATCTGTGGTGTGCACTTCCTCAACCTCCGGATAGGTCAGTTTAATATAGTAAAAAACCTGCTTGCCGATACGAATGATCTGATCTTCCGCGGGTTGAACACCTAAAACTTTTTCCATCATATCAATGTGATTGGTCTTCATCTGATCCAGCACAATCGATTCAAGCTT from Candidatus Neomarinimicrobiota bacterium encodes:
- a CDS encoding amidohydrolase, with the translated sequence MNLKRNISLIVLCYGIAIYGCGESEKADLVLRDANIYTMNQNAPTVQAVAVSNGKIVAVGTNAAMEPLTGEDTEILSLNGKTVVPGFIESHGHMMSLGNSMMRLDLTGTRNYDELVAKVKQAMDRVEPGQWILGRGWHQSKWMPQPKPMIKGFQTHHKLSAISPQNPIFLTHASGHAGFANARAMEIAGITSESTFGGEGEIIKDENGEPTGIFNEVAQNLIWSYISKDTVDTRSRALELAIDECLRHGVTTFHDAGAGRSTIEIYYDFLNQGKLRVRLYVMLTGREPLLLDDWYGKGPEIGLGDNFLTIRAIKLNTDGALGSRGAWLLDEYNDREGHYGMATQPMTYVHEVAEKGLRSGFQVNAHAIGDRAVREVLDQYEDVFNKYPEKAGDHRFRIEHAQHIDPQDLPRFNGLGVIASVQAIHMSSDRPWAIDRLGKKRIEEGAYVWRKLIDSGAVVINGTDVPVEPISPIECFYASVTRRTLEGEPPGGYEPHQKMVRQEALKSYTLSAAYGAFEEDLKGSIEVGKVADFAVLSQDMMTVDEDAIIDTEILYTIVNGKIEYHRADGKETETGERDD
- a CDS encoding 6-phosphogluconolactonase; this translates as MIPSSVEQSFLKRSEITRARSHIPFIVVDNLPRLGLLTALRFFEWINENPEGTVSMPTGKTPEYFIKWVQHLLRNWDDRQLEKLRKDNGLTLDKSPSLRGLHFVQMDEFYPIDPAYHNSLYYFVQHYYIQGFGLSEDRCKLISCHEIPSADGKPLSEIFPDNRLDLTLRYRNPASSLEEDQKRTIYMADQWCSEYEEEIRARGGIGFFIGGIGPDGHIAFNVRGSDHNSTTRLTETNFETQATAASDLGGIEVSRTRPVITIGLSTITGNPAATAIIIAAGEAKAEIVRASMESSEDISYPATVLSRLNGARFYLTRGAACRLEDVHVHALTAEPWSREKTERAIVNLCHKLNRFGHRLTLDDLKSDRINAIIPDLTDQTVPQVLASFAQKLERGLTFEENQTFFHTGPHHDDIMLGYLPHIAHLVRSPLNRHHFCILTSGFTSVTNGYVRQILINIKDFLDQGLIQMIYYPDFFKTGYLLKRDKDVFHYLDRIASNNPEGRHRGLAHRVIRALVEIYAIDSLASLEKKIDEVIRYLDDCYDGEKNRPDVQQLKGMIREFEEELVWSHYGVQTKDISHLRLGFYTGDIFTETPESKRDVEPILEKLRSIKPTVITLALDPEGSGPDTHYKVLQAIAEAVRMWNEESDLSQLRIWGYRNVWYSFDAAEADIIVPVSLNSLTMLRDTFLTCYLSQKSASFPSHELDGPFCDLVQKIWVAQNQTLQLVLGRDFWYQNEHPRLRAAHGALFLKELTVDKFLSEARRLEKSIEGEL